Sequence from the Amycolatopsis sp. NBC_00345 genome:
ATTCGGGCATCGCGCTGGCGACCGCGGCCGACGGCGCCGCGCTCACCAAGGAGTGTTTCGGCGACCGCGTCGCGTGGGTGGACTGGCGGCGGCCCGGGTTCCAGCTCGGGCTGGACATCGCGGCGGTCAAGGCGGCGAACCCGCAGGCGATCGGCGTGATCCTCGGCGGGCACGGCATCACCGCGTGGGGCGCGACTTCCGAAGAGTGCCAACGGAATTCGCTGGAGATCATCCACACCGCGGAGAAGTTCCTCGACGACCGGGGCCAGGCCGAGCCGTTCGGCGCCGTCGTGCCCGGGTTCGAGGCACTGTCCGAAAAGGACCGCCTGGCCCGGGCGGCCGCGCTCGCGCCGGTGGTGCGCGGGCTGGCGTCGACCGACCAGCGCCAGGTCGGGCACTACACCGGCGCCGACGTGGTGCTGGAGTTCCTGGCGCGGGAGAAGCTCGCGCCGCTGGCCGCGCTCGGCACCTCGTGCCCGGACCACTTCCTGCGCACCAAGGTCCGGCCGCTGGTGGTCGACCTGCCCGCGACGGCGCCGCTGGAGGACGTCGTCGCGCGGCTGAAGGAGCTGCACGCCGGGTACCGCACGGAGTACCGCGCCTACTACGAGCGGCACGCGACGCCGGACAGCCCGGCGATGCGCGGCGCCGACCCGGCGATCGTGCTGGTGCCGGGCGTCGGCATGTTCTCCTTCGGCAAGGACAAGCAGACCGCGCGCGTCGCGGGGGAGTTCTACGTCAACGCCATCAACGTGATGCGCGGCGCCGAGGCGGTGTCGACGTACGCGCCGATCGCGGAGAGCGAGAAGTTCCGGATCGAGTACTGGGCGCTGGAAGAGGCGAAGCTGCGGCGGATGCCGAAGCCGAAGCCGCTGGCCGGGCGGATCGCGCTGGTCACCGGGGCGGGTTCGGGGATCGGCAAGGCGATCGCCGAGCGGCTCGCGGCCGAGGGCGCGTGCGTCGCGATCGCGGACCTGAACGCGGACGCGGCGGCCGAGGCGGCCCAGGGCATCGGCGGGCCGGACAAGGCCGTCGCGGTGACCGCGGACGTCACCGAGGCGAGCGCCGTCCAGGCGGCGGTGGACGCCACCGTGCTCGCGTTCGGCGGGATCGACCTGGTGGTGAACAACGCCGGGCTGTCGATCTCGAAGCCGCTGCTGGAGACCACCGAACGCGACTGGGACCTGCAGCACGACGTGATGGCCAAGGGCTCGTTCCTGGTCTCGCAGGCCGCGGCGAAGGCGATGGTCGCGCAGGGCATCGGCGGCGACATCGTGTACATCTCGTCGAAGAACTCGGTGTTCGCGGGCCCGAACAACGTCGCCTACGGGGCCGCGAAGGCCGATCAGGCGCACCAGGTCCGGCTGCTCGCGGCCGAGCTGGGCGGGCACGGCATCCGGGTCAACGGCGTGAACCCCGACGGCGTGGTCCGCGGCTCCGGCATCTTCGCCGGCGGCTGGGGCGCGCAGCGGGCCGCGGTGTACGGCGTGCCGGAGGAGAAGCTCGGCGAGTTCTACGCCCAGCGCACCATCCTCAAGCGCGAGGTGCTGCCCGAGCACGTGGCCGCGGCGGTTTTCGCGCTCACCGGGGGGGATCTGACCCACACCACCGGGCTGCACGTGCCCGTGGACGCCGGCGTGGCGGCCGCGTTCCTGCGCTGAGACACCGCTGAGGCACCGCTGAGGCACTGACAATCGAGACTGGAGAGGACACCATGGCCGGCACCCTCGACCGGATCACCCCGCGCCGCACCCGCGTCGGCCTGGTGGCCGGCGGCCTCGGCGCGTACTGGCCGCAGTTCCCGGAGCTGCTGCCGCAGCTGCGGGCCTCGGCCCGGCGGGTCGCCGATCGTCTGTCCGATCTGGACTGTGAAGTGGTGGACGTCGGCTTCGTCTCCGACGCCCAGGAAGGCGCGGCCGCCGCGGAGCAGCTGCGGGTGGCCGACTGCGACCTGATCATCGGGTTCCTCACCACGTACCTGACCTCGAGCATGCTGGCGCCGATCGCGCAGCGCAGCGGCTCGCCCGTGCTGCTGCTGAACCTGCAGCCGACCGAGGCGATGGACCACGCGAGCTTCGACACCGGCGCGTGGCTGGCTTACTGCGGCGCCTGCCCGTTGCCGGAGATGGCGAACACCTTCCGCCGCGTCGGCGTGGAATTCCGTTCGGTGTCGGGGTACCTGGAGGACGAGCGGGCCTGGACGCGGATCGGGCGGTGGGTCAAGGCGGCGGGCGTGCGCGCGGCGTTCCGGCACGGGCGTCACGGCCTGCTGGGCCACCTGTACCCGGGCATGATGGACGTCTCGACCGACCCCACGCTCGTCTCGGCGCAGCTCGGCGGGCACGTCGAGATCCTGGAGATCGACGACCTGCGCGTGCGCGTCGAGAAGGTCACCGAGGCCGAGACGAGCGCGCGGATGGCGCTCGCGCGCGAAGTGTTCACTGTGGACGAGTCCGTAGTGGACGAAGATTTCGACTGGGGCGCCAAGGTGTCCGTGGCGCTGGACCGGCTGGTGGCGGACTTCGGACTGGACTCGCTGGCCTACTACCACCGCGGCCTCGACGGTGAGACGCACGAGCGGGTCGGTGCCGGGTTCATCCTCGGCGCGTCGCTGCTCACCGCGCGCGGCATCCCGGCGGTGGGTGAGTACGAGCTGCGCACGTCGCTCGCGATGCTGCTGATGGACCGGCTCGGCGCGGGCGGCTCGTTCACCGAGCTGCAGGCGCTCAACTTCCGCGACAACGTGGTGGAGATGGGCCACGACGGCCCCGCGCACCTGGCGATCAGCGCGAGCCGCCCGTTGCTGCGCGGGCTCGGGGTGTACCACGGCAAACGCGGCTGGGGCGTCTCCGTCGAGTTCGACGTGCGGCACGGGCCGGTGACGTTGTGCGGCCTCGCGCAGGGGCGTGACGGCACGTTCTCGCTTGTCGCGTCGGAGGGCGAGGTCGTGCCCGGCCCGCTGCTGCGGATCGGGAACACCACCTCGCGCGTCGACTTCGGCTGCGACCCGGGGGAGTGGGCCGACGCGTGGTCGGCCAGCGGCATCGCGCACCACTGGGCGCTCGGCACCGGGCACCGCGTCGGCGAGCTGACCGCGGTGGCCGACCTGCTGGGACTGGACCTGACCGTGGTGCGGGTGTGAAACGTCTGGCGGCCGTCGACCTCGGCGCGTCCAGCGGGCGGGTGATGGCCGGTTCGGTCGGGCCGGGGCACCTGGCGATCGAGGAGGTGCGGCGCTTCCCGAACGGCGCCGTGCGCGCGGCCGGGACGCTGTACTGGGATGTGCTCGGCCTCCACCGCGAAATCCTCGCCGGCCTCGGCCAAGCGCACCGCGACGGGCCGCTGTCGGGCATCGGCATCGACTCGTGGGCGGTGGACTACGGGCTGCTCGACGCGCGCGGGAACTTGCTGGGCAACCCCGTGCACTACCGCGACGCGCGCACCGAAGGCGTGCTGGAGCGGGTCGTGCGGACGGTGCCGGAGCGGGAGCTGTTCGACGTCACCGGCTTGCAGCAGCTGCCGTTCAACACGCTGTACCAGCTGGTGTCCGAAGGGGACCGGCTGGACACCGCGTCGACCATGCTGCTGATCCCGGACCTGCTGGCCTACTGGCTGACCGGGCAGGCCGGGGCCGAGCGCACCAACGCTTCCACCACGCAGCTCTACGACGTGCGGGCGCGGGCCTGGGCCGTCGAGCTGGCCGAGCGGGCCGGCGTCCCGGCCCGGCTGCTGCCGCCGTTGCGCGAGCCGGGGGAGCGGATCGGCACGCTGCTGCCGGACCTGGCCGAGGAGCTGGCGCTGCCGGAGCTGCCGGTGGTCGCGGTCGGCTCGCACGACACCGCGTCGGCCGTGGTCGCGGTGCCGGCCGAGCCCGGCGCGAACTTCGCCTACATCTCTTCGGGCACCTGGTCGCTCGTCGGGCTGGAGCTGGACCGGCCGGAGCTGGGTGACGCCGCGCTGGCCGCGAACTTCACCAACGAGGGCGGCGTCGACGGCACGATCCGGTTCCTGCGCAACGTGATGGGCCTGTGGGTGCTCACCGAGACGCTGCGGACGTGGGCCGCCCGGGGCGAGCGGGTCGAGCTGGCCGAAGTCCTCGCCGAGGCCGCCGCCGCGCCGCCGCTCGCGGCCGTGGTGGACGTGGACGCGCCCGCGTTCCTGCCGCCCGGCGACATGCCGGCGCGCATCGCCGCCGCCTGCCGGGAGACCGGGCAGCGGCCGCCGGGGACCCGTGGTGAGCTGGTCCGGTGCATTGTGGACAGTCTTGCGCTGGCTTACCGCCGCACAGTCCGGAAAGCCGCGGAGCTGGCGGGCCGGACGGTCGACGTGGTGCACGTCGTCGGCGGCGGCACCCGCAACACCCTGCTGTGCCAGCTGACCGCCGACGCGTGCGGCGTCCCGGTGCTGGCGGGCCCGGTCGAGGCGGCGGCGCTCGGCAACGTGCTCGTGCAGGCCCGGACGCTGGGCGAGGAATTGCCGGACCTGGCGGCGATGCGTGAGCTGATCCGCCGGACGCAGCCGCTGCGCCGGTACCTGCCCGCGGGCGGCGACTGGGCCGCCGCCGAAGCCCGGCTGGACACGACGGGGGTGGGCGCGTGAAGGTCGCCGTGATGGTCACCTGCATCAACGACTCGCTGTTCCCCGACACCGGCAAGTCGGTCTTCCGCCTGCTGCGCCGCCTCGGCGTGGACGCGGACTTCCCGGCCGCGCAGACCTGCTGCGCGCAGCCGATGGTCAACACCGGCTACCTCGACGAGGCCGTGCCGGTGGTGCGGACGTTCGTCGACGCCTTCGCGGGCTACGACGCGATCGTCACGCCGTCCGGCTCGTGCGCGGGCTCGGTGCGGCACCAGCACTCGATCGTCGCGCGCCGGGCGGGGGAGGAGCGGCTCGCCTCGGCGGCGCCGCGGGTGTACGAGCTGAGCGAGTTCCTCGTGGACGTGCTGGGCGTGACCGACGTGAACGCCTACTTCCCGCACCGCGCCACCTACCACCCGACCTGCCACTCGCTGCGGATGCTCGGCGTCGGCGACAAACCGCTGCGGCTGCTGCGCGAGGTGCGCGGCCTGGACCTGGTCGAGCTGCCCGCGGCGGCCGAGTGCTGCGGCTTCGGCGGCACGTTCGCGGTGAAGAACGCCGAGACGTCCACGGCCATGGGCGCGGACAAGGCCCGGCACGTCCGTGGTACCGGTGCCGAGGTGCTGGTGGCTGGGGACAGCTCGTGTCTGTTGCACATCGGCGGGCTGTTGTCGCGTGAGCGTAGTGGGGTGCGGGTGATGCACCTTGCCGATGTGCTGGCGTCCACAGAGGAGGAAGCGTGAGTGCGACGTTTGTCGGCATGCCCGCTTTTCCCGAAGCGGCAAGGAAAGCGCTCGCGGACACCCAGCTGCGCCGCAACCTCGCGCACGCCACCGGCACGATCCGCGCCAAGCGTGAGGCCGTCGTCGGGGAGGTGGCCGAGTGGGAGGAGCTGCGGCTGGCCGGGGCGGCGATCAAGGACAACACCCTGCGCCGCCTCGACGAGCACCTGCTGACGCTGGAGGCGTCGCTGCAGGCGCGTGGTGCGACCGTCCACTGGGCGCGCGACGCGGCGGAGGCGTGCGAGATCGTCGCGAGGATCGCGCACGGGCATGGCATCGACGAGGTCGTGAAGGTCAAGTCGATGGCCACGCAGGAGATCGGCCTCAACGAGGCGCTCGCCGCGCACGGCGTCACCGCGTGGGAGACCGATCTCGCTGAGCTGATCGTGCAGCTCGGTGACGATCTGCCCAGCCACATCCTGGTGCCCGCGATCCACCGCAACCGCGCCGAGATCCGGGAGGTCTTCCGCCGGGGCATGGCGGACGCGGGCCGTCCCGCGCCGCCCGGGCTGTCGGACGAGCCGGCCGAGCTGGCCGCCGCCGCGCGGCTGCACCTGCGCGAGAAGTTCCTGCGGGCGCGGATGGCCGTGTCCGGCGCGAACTTCGCGGTGGCCGAGAGCGGCACACTGGTGGTCGTCGAGTCCGAGGGCAACGGCCGGATGTGCCTGACCCTGCCGGAAGTCCTGGTCTCCGTGGTCGGCATCGAGAAGGTCGTGCCCACGTTCGCCGACCTCGACGTGTTCCTGCAGCTGCTGCCGCGTTCGAGCACCGGCGAGCGGATGAACCCGTACACCTCGACCTGGTCCGGCGTCACACCCGGCGACGGGCCGCAGGAGATGCACGTGGTGCTGCTGGACAACGGCCGCACGCGCGCGCTGGCCGACGAGGTCGGCCGTCAGGCACTGCGCTGCATCCGCTGTTCGGCCTGCCTCAACGTTTGCCCGGTGTACGAGCGGACCGGCGGCCACGCCTACGGCTCCGTCTACCCGGGACCGATCGGCGCGATCCTCAACCCGCTGCTGAAGGGCGTCGGCGTCGACGAGCAGACCGATTCGCTGCCGTACGCCTCCACCCTGTGCGGCGCCTGCTTCGAGGCCTGCCCGGTGCGCATCGACATCCCCGAGGTGCTGGTGCACCTGCGGGCGAAAGTCGTCGACGCGCACCGCGAAGGAGTGCCGAAACCCGAAGCGGTGGCGATGAAGTCGGCCGCCTGGCTGCTGTCCGACGCCCGGCGCCTCGGCCTCGCCGAACGTGGGCTGGGCGTCGCGAACCGGGCCCTGACCCGCTTCGGCCGGCGGGTGCTGCCGGGCGGGCGTCGCGCGCTGGGCCGGCTGCCGTGGCCCGGTTCACTGTGGACGAACGCCCGTGACCTGCCCGCTCCGCCACGCGAGTCGTTCCGGGCCTGGTGGCGCAAGGGCGGCCGGCCGTGAGCGCGCGCGAGGAGATCTTGGCCGCGGTCCGTGGCGCGCTGCGGGAAGCGGACCGCACGGAGGCGCCGGTGCCGCGCGGCTACCGAACCGTGACACCGCCGGACGTCGTGGACCTGTTCGCCGAGCGAGTGGTCGACTATCGGGCTTCCTTGACGCGCTGCACGGCGGCCGAGCTGCCCGACGCCGTTCGTGCGGCCCTCGGCCCGGCACGGAAAGTGTTGGTACCGGACGGTTTTCCCATCGAAGTGGCAGGCTCGGCTGACTCGGCGGAGCTGGACACGTTCGACGCCGTCGTCACCACCGCCGCGCTGGGCATCGCGACCACCGGCACGCTGGTGCTGGACCACGGGCCGGGCCAGGGCCGTCGCGCGCTGAGCCTGGTGCCGGACGTGCACGTCTGCGTGCTGCGCCAGGACCGGATCGTGCCGGGGGTGCCGCAGGCCGTGGCGGCACTGGACCCGGCGCGGCCGCAGACCTGGATCAGCGGCCCGAGCGCGACCAGCGACATCGAGCTGACCCGGGTGGAGGGTGTGCACGGGCCGAGGACCCTGCACGTCATCGTCGTCGCGGACTGAGGAGGGGGCGGTGCGCGCGTCGCTGGAACGCGAGGAGATCGCCCTGCTCGCACTGCTCGCCGAAGGCCTGCCGCTGGACGCCATCGCGCGGCGCCTGGACCTGTCCGACCGCACGGTCCGCCGCCGCGTCCGCTCCATCTGCGACCGCCTGGGCCTCGCGACCCCCATCCAGGCCGTGGTGTGGGCCGCCCGCCGCGGGCTGGTGTGAGCAGTAGCATTCGGGGCGACCGGAGCCGGAGGAAGGGGACCGATGCCCGCCGAGCTGGAGCTGATCCGCGCGGAGCTGGTGGCCGACCCGGCCAACGCCTGGGCGCGGGAGCTGGGCTACGAGCCCGTGTACGCGGTGGCGCCGGGCGCGCGGATCGCGCTCATCGGGCAGGCCCCGGGCCGCAAGGCGCAGGAGAGCGGCGTGCCGTGGGACGACGCGAGCGGCGCCAAGCTGCGCGAGTGGCTCGGCGTGACCGACGAGCAGTTCTACGACCCCGCGCTGTTCGCCATCCTGCCGATGGACTTCTACTTCCCGGGCAAGGGCGCCTCCGGCGATCTGCCGCCGCGCAAGGACTTCGCGCCCCGCTGGCACCCGCGGTTCCTCGGCGAGCTGCCGGACATCGCCCTGACGCTCCTGGTCGGCGGCTACGCGCAGAAGTTCTACCTGGGTGCCTCGGCCGGGCCGAACCTGACCGAGACCGTCCGCGCGTACCGGGACCACCTGCCGTCGAAGCTGCCGCTGGTGCACCCGTCACCGCTGAACTTCCGCTGGCAGAAGAAGAACCCGTGGTTCGAGGCCGAGGTGGTGCCCGCGCTGCGCGCGCGGGTGCGCGAGGTGCTCGCCTGAGGCGTTTCCGTCCACATCGGACGGAAACGCCTCAGTCCCGGACGGGCCGGTGCAGCTCGTCCCACGACGGCACGCGCGGGGTGATGCGCAGCGACAGCCCGGCCTCGGCCGGGGTCCGGTCGGCCTTGCGGGCGTTGCAGCTGCGTGCCGTGCCGCCGCACGCCGCGACGGTGTTGAGCCAGCTGGTGCGCTCGCCGCCGCGGGAGAGCGGCAGCACGTGGTCGACCGTGGTGGCGCGGCGGCCGCAGTAGGCGCACGTGTGGCCGTCACGCTGCAGCACGCCCCGGCGCGACCAGCGCGGCGGGCCGGAGTAGCGCCACTTCATCACCACGTAACGCAGCAGCCGCACGACCTTCGGACGCGGGAACAGGCCGCCGAAGTCGGTGCCGTCGGTCTCGTGGACCACGGCGACGTCGCGCACCAGCATGCGTATCGCGTGGGGGACGGACACGGTGTGCAGGGGCTCGTAGCCGGCATTGAGGACCAGTACTCCCATGGCGACGGGCACCTCCCTTCGGGGTTCGGGCCAGCGGTGCTCAGGGGGTGGGGCGGTGTTCAAGGAATGGGCTGTGCTCAAGGGATGGGACAGAGGGGAGGCCACGACCGGAGTCGAACCGGTTTGCGCTGTGTTGCAGACAGCTCCCTGGCCGTTCGGGCACGTGGCCGTGCGGTTTCCCGCCCGGGGATTTCCGGGCGGAACGGGCGGATCGGGGTGGATCAGGGCGGATCGGGAAAAACACCCGTCCGTGAACGAAAAGAGCCGCCCGGCTCGGTTTCCCGACGGGCGGCTCCCTGCGTACGACGCGCTGGGCACGTCACGGCGGGGAGCCTGGGGTCGCTAGGGCACACAACGGGCAGGGCTCGTCGCACACGAAACCGCGCTCGCAGCGCGCCAGGTGCATGGCCTTGCCGGACATTGCGTACTCCTCGTTCGTGGACATGGTCATCATGACCGACGCCGGACCAGGCCGTCAACGCCGATAACGTTGCGATCGCCGGGCCACGCGGGTCGCGCGGGCCCACACATTTCGGCGGACATTTCGGCGGACTGTCCGCCGGGGACGGTCAGCCCGCCCCGCCGGGCGGGGCCGTGTGCAGGAACAGTTCGAACGCGTCCTCGACGGCCGCCGTCAGTGCTTCCGGGTCCGGCCCGGCGACGCTCTTGCCCGCGCGGAAACACGCCAGCGCGAGGTGGGCGGCCAGCGTCGCCTCCCGCTCGGGCATGCCCTGCGCCCGCAGCGTGGTGATCATCGCGTCGGTCAGGTTCAGCAGCTTGCGCTCGCTGCGGTCGTGCAGCTCCGGGTTGTCGGCGACGAGCTGTACGTGCAGGCTGTAGCGCTTCGCGTCGGCCGTGACCGCGTCGCACATCGTGTGGACGGCGGCGCGCGCCTGGTCCAGCGCCTCGCGCAAGGTGGGCGGCTTCGCGGCGGGCTCGGCGCGGAGGCTCAGCAGCCGGTCGACCAGCTCCCGCTCTTCGGCGAACAGCACCTCCTGCTTGTCGCCGAAGTAGCGGAAGAACGTGGTCCGGCCGACCTCCGCGCGTTCGGCGATCTCGGTGACCGTCACGTCCGCGAAACCGCGCTCGGCGAACAGCGAGAAAGCCGCGTCGACGATGGCTTCCTGGGCCCGCCGGCGTTTGCGCTCGCGGAGTGGGGGCAACGGTGGCATGCCTCCAGGCTAGCTGGTCCGGCCCTGAGTCCTGTACGGTACTGAGTACCAATTAGATCTGAGTACCGGAGGTAACCGTGGGCACGAACACCGTGGCGAGCGCCGTGCTGATGACGGGAGCGGGCCGGGGGATCGGGCGGATCGCCGCCGAGCGGGTGCTGCGCGAGCGGCCGGACGTGCACCTGCTGGTGACCGCCCGGGGGAGCGGCGGCCTGCCGCTGGCCGCCGGGCTGGCCGAGGCCACGGGCAACCCGAACGTCTCGGCCGTGTCCTGCGACCTGGCGTCGATGGGGTCGATCCGGCGGGCCGCCGAGGAGGTCGGCGCCCGCCTCGACGCCGGCGAACTGCCGCCGCTGGCCGGTTTCACCGGCAACGCCGGGGTGCAGCTGACCAGCCGGGCCCGGGCGACCGAAGAGGGGCTCGAGCCGACGTTCGCGGTCAACGTGCTGGCGAACTACCTGTTCGTCCGGCTGCTGTGGGACCGGTTCACCGCGCCGGGCCGGATCGTCGTGGTCGGCAGCGACACGCACTTCGGCGACCTGCGGCACAACCTGGGGCTGGTGCCCGCCCCGCGCTGGGAGGGCGTCCGCGAGCTGGCCGCGCCGCGCGAAGGGGCGGAAGCGGAGACGGCGCGCGAGGGCCGGACCGCCTACTCGACCAGCAAGCTGGCGGTGGCCTACCTGGTGCACGCGTTTGCGCGCCGGCTGCCCGACGGCGTCGACGTCTACAGCTTCAACCCCGGCTACGTGCCGGCCACCGGCCTGTTCCGCGACGCCGGCCTCGCCGTCCGCTTCCTCTCGCGCACGCTGATGCAGGGCTTCACCGCGACGCCGTTCGCGCACTCGCCCGCCACGGCCGGCGCCATGCTCGCGAAGGCCGTCGCCGGGCCTCGCCCCGGAGAGACGGGCGCGTACATCGACCGCGACGCCGTCGTCCCCTCCTCGGCCGAGTCCTACGACCACGCCCGCGAGGAAGAGCTGTGGGCGACCGCCGCCCAGCTCTGCGCCCTGCCCGTCGAAGTCGGCTGAATCCCTTTCCGCACAAGGGATTCCGGGCTATCGGCGGTACAGCTTGGTCAGCAGCGCGACCGCCTCGGGGGTGGCCGGGTGCGGGTCCTGGTGAGGCCAGACCAGGTGCACCGGCACGGGCGCGGCGTCGCGGACGCGGCGGTAGACGATGCCGTCCCGGCGGTACTGCGTGACGGTGGAGTGCGGGGTGATCCCGACGCACCGGCCGGTCGCGATGGCGGCGAGCCAGTCGTCGACGTCGTGGGTGTGCTCGACGCGCGGGCGGGCGTCCTCGGGCCACAGGTCGACCGTGGTGGTGCCGGTGCGGCGGTCGATCACCAGCTCGCGCCCGGCGATCTCGGCGAGGGTGACCGTGCGGCGGCGCGCCCACGGGTCGTCGGCCGCCATGGCGCAGTAGCGGGCCTCGTAGCCGACGACGCGGTGGGCGTAGTGGCGGGCGTCGACCGCGGTGCGGAGCACGGCGAGGTCGCACAGGCCCTCGGCCAGGCCGCCGGTCGGGGTGTTGGTGCGGACCACGAGCAGTTCGACGTCCGGGTGCCGGGCGGCCCAGCTCCGCTGGAACCCGGCGGTGTGCCGGCCCAGCGCCGACCACGCGTGCCCGACCCGCACCCGGGTGTGGCCGGTGGTGGCCTCGCGGACCAGTTCGTCGGCGTCGGCCAGCAGGTGCCGCGCGCGGGCGAGGACCTGCACGCCCGCGGTCGTCGGGGCGACGCTGCGGCTCGTGCGGTGCAGCACCCGCACGCCGAGGACCCGTTCCAGCGCGAGCAAAGTCCGCGACACCGCGGCCTGCGACACCCCCAGCTCGATCGCCGCGTCGGTGAACGTGCCGGTGTCGACGATCGCGACCAGGCACCGCAGGTGGCGCAGCTCCAGATCCATGCGTCCAGCGTATAGCCGGGCCGGTTTATGCATTTTGCGCATGGATGGCCGGGGCGCAGGCTCGGGCCATGACCACGACCGAACGCCCGCCGGTGGAGGAGAGCCGCGCCGCCGGCGTGGCGCTGATGCTGGGGAGCGCGCTGGCGAACCAGGCCGGCGCGGCGACCGGGGCGCTGGCCTTCCCGGTGGTCGGCCCCGCCGGGGTGGTGGCGGTGCGGCAGTGGGTGGCCGGCGCGCTGCTGCTGGCCGTGGGACGGCCGCGCCTGCGTTCGTTCACCGCGCGGCAGTGGCGCCCGGTCCTGGCGCTGGCGGCGGTTTTCGGCACGATGAACCTCACGCTGTACACGGCGATCGACCGCATCGGGCTGGGGCTCGCGGTGACGCTGGAGTTCCTCGGCCCGCTCGCGGTGGCGCTGGCCGGCTCGCGCCGCAAGCCGGACCTGGCCTGCGCGCTCGCCGCCGCGGGGGCGGTGGTGGTGCTGGCCCGCCCGCGGCCCACCACGGACTACGCGGGCATCGGGCTGGCGCTGCTGGCCGCGGCCTGCTGGGCCGGCTACATCCTGCTGAACCGGACCGTCGGCCGTCGCCTGCCCGGTGTGCAGGGGACCGCGGCCGCGGCGTGCGCGTCCGGGCTGGCGTACATCCCGATCGGCGTGCTCGCCTTCGCGCACCACCCGCCGACGACGGCCGCGCTCGGGCAGGCGCTCGCCGCCGGGGTGCTGTCCTCGGCCGTGCCGCTCCTGGTCGACCTCCTGGCGCTGCGCCGGGTGCCCGCCGCGTTTTTCGGCATATTCATGAGCGTCAACCCGGTGCTGGCCGCGCTGGTCGGCCTCGTGGTGCTGCACCAGCACCTCGATCCGCTTGCGTGGGCGGCGATCGCGGTCATCGTGGCGGCCAACGCGGCAGTGGCCGGCCGCCGGCACCGTCCGCAAGGCGGCTGACCTCGCGGCCTTCGAGGCGCTCGCCTCCGCCGTGCTTAAAAAGGCTTACGCAGCCCTACTTTCGTGCTGCGAAAAGCTAATACGTATTAGCGTCTTGCCTTCCTCCGGCGTGGCTGCCTAACGTCGTGGCCACGCCGGACGAAGGAGTTCACCGATGGTCTTGTCGCGACGCGGGATGCTGTTCGGGACCGTGGGGCTGGGCGCCACACTGGGGCTGGGGCTCACGTTGCCCGGCGGGATCGCCGCCGCCTCCGTCGCGCCGCCGGCCGGGCCGTTCCCGCCCTTGCCGCCGCTGCCCGCCGGTGACCCGGTGCGCAAGCTGTTCACCCCGCTGGAGCAGCGATTCGGGCCGTACCTGGCGATCCTGCCCGGCATGGTGAACGACGTCGAAGTGACCGACGCCGCGACGCTCGGCTACCTGGGCGGCGGCTGGTGGCGCACCCCGAGCGTGCCGACCAACGCCCGCGTTCAGGAGCACGTGTTCACGCTGAGCTGGTTCCACGCGAACGCACGCTCGTGGAACCCGTACTCCGGCAACGCCGCCCTGCTGAAACGCCTCGACGCGGCGATCGTGCACTACCTCAACCTGCAGCACGCCGACGGGTCGTGGCCGGAGTACAGCGTGACCGAGAAGTCCAAGGCCGCCACCGGGTTCGGCCTCGGCTACCTCGCCAAGACGCTGGCCAACCTGCGCCGGGCGAACGCCCTGCCCACCCGCCGCGGCCAGATCGGCACCGCGCTGCACCAGGGCATGACGTGGTTCCTCGACCCGGCCAACCCGATCTGGGAATCGCCGATCCACTACGCCAACCAGAACACCTCGGGCCTGGCCAGCTCCACGCTCGCGCTGAAGCTGAACCCGGACGCGGCGATGCAGGCCAAGCTGGCCGGCCGCATCGCCTACC
This genomic interval carries:
- a CDS encoding lactate utilization protein B, translated to MPAFPEAARKALADTQLRRNLAHATGTIRAKREAVVGEVAEWEELRLAGAAIKDNTLRRLDEHLLTLEASLQARGATVHWARDAAEACEIVARIAHGHGIDEVVKVKSMATQEIGLNEALAAHGVTAWETDLAELIVQLGDDLPSHILVPAIHRNRAEIREVFRRGMADAGRPAPPGLSDEPAELAAAARLHLREKFLRARMAVSGANFAVAESGTLVVVESEGNGRMCLTLPEVLVSVVGIEKVVPTFADLDVFLQLLPRSSTGERMNPYTSTWSGVTPGDGPQEMHVVLLDNGRTRALADEVGRQALRCIRCSACLNVCPVYERTGGHAYGSVYPGPIGAILNPLLKGVGVDEQTDSLPYASTLCGACFEACPVRIDIPEVLVHLRAKVVDAHREGVPKPEAVAMKSAAWLLSDARRLGLAERGLGVANRALTRFGRRVLPGGRRALGRLPWPGSLWTNARDLPAPPRESFRAWWRKGGRP
- a CDS encoding LutC/YkgG family protein; its protein translation is MSAREEILAAVRGALREADRTEAPVPRGYRTVTPPDVVDLFAERVVDYRASLTRCTAAELPDAVRAALGPARKVLVPDGFPIEVAGSADSAELDTFDAVVTTAALGIATTGTLVLDHGPGQGRRALSLVPDVHVCVLRQDRIVPGVPQAVAALDPARPQTWISGPSATSDIELTRVEGVHGPRTLHVIVVAD
- a CDS encoding LuxR C-terminal-related transcriptional regulator, which gives rise to MRASLEREEIALLALLAEGLPLDAIARRLDLSDRTVRRRVRSICDRLGLATPIQAVVWAARRGLV
- a CDS encoding uracil-DNA glycosylase family protein — its product is MPAELELIRAELVADPANAWARELGYEPVYAVAPGARIALIGQAPGRKAQESGVPWDDASGAKLREWLGVTDEQFYDPALFAILPMDFYFPGKGASGDLPPRKDFAPRWHPRFLGELPDIALTLLVGGYAQKFYLGASAGPNLTETVRAYRDHLPSKLPLVHPSPLNFRWQKKNPWFEAEVVPALRARVREVLA
- a CDS encoding HNH endonuclease, with the protein product MGVLVLNAGYEPLHTVSVPHAIRMLVRDVAVVHETDGTDFGGLFPRPKVVRLLRYVVMKWRYSGPPRWSRRGVLQRDGHTCAYCGRRATTVDHVLPLSRGGERTSWLNTVAACGGTARSCNARKADRTPAEAGLSLRITPRVPSWDELHRPVRD
- a CDS encoding TetR/AcrR family transcriptional regulator is translated as MPPLPPLRERKRRRAQEAIVDAAFSLFAERGFADVTVTEIAERAEVGRTTFFRYFGDKQEVLFAEERELVDRLLSLRAEPAAKPPTLREALDQARAAVHTMCDAVTADAKRYSLHVQLVADNPELHDRSERKLLNLTDAMITTLRAQGMPEREATLAAHLALACFRAGKSVAGPDPEALTAAVEDAFELFLHTAPPGGAG
- a CDS encoding SDR family NAD(P)-dependent oxidoreductase, whose amino-acid sequence is MGTNTVASAVLMTGAGRGIGRIAAERVLRERPDVHLLVTARGSGGLPLAAGLAEATGNPNVSAVSCDLASMGSIRRAAEEVGARLDAGELPPLAGFTGNAGVQLTSRARATEEGLEPTFAVNVLANYLFVRLLWDRFTAPGRIVVVGSDTHFGDLRHNLGLVPAPRWEGVRELAAPREGAEAETAREGRTAYSTSKLAVAYLVHAFARRLPDGVDVYSFNPGYVPATGLFRDAGLAVRFLSRTLMQGFTATPFAHSPATAGAMLAKAVAGPRPGETGAYIDRDAVVPSSAESYDHAREEELWATAAQLCALPVEVG
- a CDS encoding LysR family transcriptional regulator encodes the protein MDLELRHLRCLVAIVDTGTFTDAAIELGVSQAAVSRTLLALERVLGVRVLHRTSRSVAPTTAGVQVLARARHLLADADELVREATTGHTRVRVGHAWSALGRHTAGFQRSWAARHPDVELLVVRTNTPTGGLAEGLCDLAVLRTAVDARHYAHRVVGYEARYCAMAADDPWARRRTVTLAEIAGRELVIDRRTGTTTVDLWPEDARPRVEHTHDVDDWLAAIATGRCVGITPHSTVTQYRRDGIVYRRVRDAAPVPVHLVWPHQDPHPATPEAVALLTKLYRR